In Alteromonas mediterranea DE, a single genomic region encodes these proteins:
- the azu gene encoding azurin: MIKKLLGGATFLFFASSAFANDCAVTVESNDAMQFNTSNVVIPASCDEFTVTLKHTGQLPKQSMGHNWVMTAKADGQAVATDGMSAGLDNNYIKPNDERVIGATEIIGGGEETSTTFSVKGLSKDEDYMFFCSFPGHIGIMQGTVTLES; encoded by the coding sequence ATGATTAAGAAGTTACTTGGAGGCGCTACGTTTCTTTTCTTCGCTTCAAGCGCTTTTGCAAATGACTGTGCTGTTACCGTAGAAAGTAACGACGCTATGCAATTTAATACGTCAAATGTGGTTATTCCAGCAAGCTGTGATGAGTTTACCGTCACGCTTAAACATACCGGTCAGTTACCGAAACAGTCTATGGGCCATAACTGGGTTATGACAGCCAAGGCAGATGGACAAGCTGTAGCAACCGACGGTATGAGCGCTGGTTTAGACAATAACTACATTAAGCCTAACGATGAGAGAGTCATTGGCGCTACAGAAATTATTGGCGGCGGTGAAGAAACCTCTACCACGTTTTCAGTAAAAGGGTTGAGTAAAGATGAAGACTATATGTTTTTCTGCTCTTTCCCAGGCCACATTGGCATAATGCAGGGAACGGTTACACTAGAAAGTTAA
- a CDS encoding chloride channel protein → MRLQALREEVAHPRTSIQLCMLGIVGGTCAALIIILFRLCVEWLQETGVSSLQAVLTYDWLVWLIMPFISVGLILFIAFLTGFKHYRLGIPFVIHRVKYYYGYVPLRTTINQFFGGMLALVGGFVVGREGPSVHMGASGSSFLGQWLRLPYNSIRILAGCGIAAGISASFNTPFAAVIFVMEVVLREYKIHIFVPIMLAAACGSVLTRIVFGEVNELSFLSFNAFSQWMYFYLVLLGVLLGMLAVLFNSQLMSVMTWFRPVSMVWRLVLAALITGTIGMFIPEALGANFIDVEHLFDSSPGALLLVSTLIFKVILAVFAIGLGIPGGIIGPVMVIGMLAGAVLLLPLSYFINVPEFTNSFALLGIAGMLTAVLHAPLAALSAVMELSYSPQIILPAMLVIVPAYVTSTQFFGNRSIFIRQLDYQNLPYAISSIREALEKTGVLAAMNTEYKLFHDAPEAALFNYLESNPTKIVIQKSKFEIDVQYKLVQYNVSLEHDASALNYYDMEGISAQSTLHEVYEHLKNSRSGAVYIYDQELNDIIGVVTWNILQSFLQKAHY, encoded by the coding sequence ATGCGCTTGCAGGCTTTAAGAGAGGAAGTAGCTCACCCACGCACATCCATTCAGTTGTGCATGCTGGGCATTGTAGGGGGAACCTGCGCGGCGCTTATCATTATATTGTTTCGGCTCTGTGTTGAGTGGCTACAAGAAACCGGCGTATCGTCGCTTCAAGCTGTGCTTACCTACGACTGGTTAGTTTGGCTTATCATGCCTTTTATCAGCGTAGGGTTAATACTGTTCATCGCATTTCTTACTGGCTTCAAGCATTACCGTCTGGGTATCCCCTTCGTTATACACAGGGTTAAGTATTATTACGGCTATGTACCACTTAGAACCACAATAAACCAGTTTTTTGGCGGCATGCTTGCCTTAGTGGGGGGCTTTGTTGTAGGAAGAGAAGGTCCATCGGTGCACATGGGCGCTTCTGGCAGTAGCTTTTTAGGGCAATGGCTTAGGCTGCCTTACAACAGTATACGTATTCTGGCTGGGTGCGGCATTGCTGCAGGTATCTCGGCATCGTTCAACACCCCATTTGCCGCCGTTATTTTTGTTATGGAAGTGGTGCTTCGAGAATACAAAATTCATATCTTTGTTCCCATTATGCTAGCGGCCGCCTGCGGCTCTGTACTGACCAGAATAGTGTTTGGCGAAGTGAACGAACTGTCGTTTTTATCTTTTAACGCGTTCAGCCAGTGGATGTACTTTTACTTGGTGCTGTTAGGTGTTTTACTGGGCATGTTGGCGGTGTTATTCAACAGCCAGTTAATGAGCGTTATGACCTGGTTTCGCCCCGTTTCTATGGTGTGGCGCTTAGTACTTGCCGCGCTAATAACCGGTACAATCGGTATGTTTATCCCCGAGGCGCTTGGTGCTAATTTTATAGACGTAGAGCATTTGTTTGATAGCTCTCCGGGCGCTTTACTACTGGTATCTACCCTAATATTCAAGGTGATACTGGCGGTGTTCGCTATTGGTTTGGGAATACCGGGGGGCATCATTGGCCCAGTGATGGTAATTGGCATGCTGGCAGGCGCGGTGTTGTTATTACCGCTTTCCTACTTTATCAACGTTCCTGAGTTTACCAACAGCTTCGCTTTACTGGGCATAGCCGGCATGCTGACTGCGGTTTTGCACGCCCCCCTTGCTGCCCTATCTGCGGTTATGGAGCTTTCATATAGCCCGCAAATAATTTTGCCCGCTATGCTTGTCATTGTGCCTGCTTACGTGACCTCAACGCAGTTTTTCGGTAACCGTTCCATATTCATCCGTCAGCTCGACTACCAGAACTTACCTTACGCCATTTCGTCTATTCGCGAGGCCCTTGAAAAAACCGGCGTACTTGCGGCCATGAACACAGAGTACAAACTTTTTCACGATGCACCAGAGGCTGCACTTTTCAACTACTTAGAAAGTAATCCAACAAAAATTGTCATTCAGAAGTCAAAGTTTGAAATAGATGTGCAGTATAAACTGGTCCAATACAATGTCAGCTTGGAACACGATGCATCTGCCTTAAACTATTATGATATGGAAGGCATAAGTGCGCAGTCCACACTGCACGAAGTGTATGAACATCTCAAAAATTCGCGCTCTGGCGCTGTTTATATTTACGATCAGGAGCTTAACGATATTATTGGCGTAGTTACGTGGAATATCCTGCAAAGCTTCTTACAAAAGGCTCATTACTAA
- a CDS encoding class II fumarate hydratase, which produces MTATRTERDSMGELEVPKNALYGAQTQRAINNFPVSGQQMPEAFIRALITVKKAAAQANMKLEALTVDRGQAIVNACDELLAMDDVLVHFPVDVFQTGSGTSTNMNANEVIAQLASRNANEKVHPNDHVNYGQSSNDVIPTTIHVSAAIALSGELIPAVESLIEVIEVKAESVAQYCKTGRTHLMDAMPVRMDQSLMAWSAQLKQQLATLRSVQPAIQTLAQGGTAVGTGINAHADFAPAFSETLKELTDIPFTPADNFFALIGSQDTAVTLSGALKSLAVTLMKIANDLRWMNSGPLAGLGEIALPALQPGSSIMPGKVNPVIPEAVAMASAQVIGNDAAITVGGQSGNFELNVMLPMIATNLLSSLSLMTNSASLIGEQAIKGFTVNQDNLEEALYRNPVLVTALNPVIGYAKAAEIAKTAYKENKPVIDVAEAMTDIPRDELVQLLDPEKLTRP; this is translated from the coding sequence ATGACAGCGACACGCACAGAACGCGACAGCATGGGAGAGCTTGAAGTACCCAAAAACGCACTATATGGCGCGCAAACGCAACGGGCTATAAACAACTTCCCCGTAAGCGGTCAGCAAATGCCAGAGGCATTCATTCGCGCACTCATCACCGTTAAAAAGGCAGCGGCGCAAGCAAACATGAAACTTGAAGCACTAACCGTTGACCGCGGGCAAGCCATCGTTAACGCGTGTGATGAACTTTTAGCAATGGATGATGTATTAGTACACTTTCCGGTAGATGTGTTTCAAACCGGCTCTGGGACGAGTACTAACATGAATGCGAACGAAGTGATTGCGCAGCTAGCCTCACGTAACGCGAATGAAAAAGTACACCCCAACGATCATGTAAACTATGGACAAAGTTCTAACGACGTAATACCCACCACCATTCATGTAAGTGCGGCAATTGCCCTATCGGGCGAACTCATCCCTGCGGTCGAAAGCTTAATTGAGGTGATTGAAGTCAAAGCAGAGTCTGTGGCGCAATACTGCAAGACAGGGCGTACACATTTAATGGATGCTATGCCTGTTCGTATGGACCAAAGCCTAATGGCGTGGTCGGCGCAGTTAAAACAGCAGCTAGCAACCCTTCGCTCAGTGCAGCCCGCAATTCAAACCCTAGCCCAAGGGGGGACCGCAGTAGGGACGGGGATAAACGCCCATGCCGACTTTGCCCCAGCGTTTTCTGAAACGTTAAAAGAACTTACTGATATTCCGTTTACGCCAGCAGATAATTTTTTTGCACTTATCGGCTCGCAGGATACGGCGGTAACCTTATCTGGTGCGCTGAAAAGCTTAGCGGTGACGTTAATGAAAATCGCGAACGATTTGCGCTGGATGAATTCCGGCCCGCTAGCTGGGCTTGGCGAAATAGCGTTACCGGCATTACAGCCTGGCTCGTCTATTATGCCTGGCAAGGTGAACCCGGTAATTCCCGAAGCCGTGGCGATGGCTTCTGCTCAGGTTATTGGGAATGATGCGGCCATAACCGTGGGCGGCCAGTCTGGTAACTTTGAGCTTAATGTGATGCTGCCAATGATTGCGACCAACTTGCTTTCAAGTTTGTCGCTAATGACCAACAGTGCAAGCCTTATCGGCGAACAGGCGATTAAAGGGTTTACCGTTAACCAGGATAATTTAGAAGAAGCGCTTTATCGAAACCCCGTACTTGTAACCGCCCTAAACCCGGTTATTGGCTACGCTAAAGCTGCGGAAATTGCAAAAACCGCTTATAAGGAAAACAAGCCGGTTATCGATGTGGCCGAGGCGATGACAGATATTCCCAGAGACGAGTTGGTACAACTGTTAGACCCTGAAAAGTTAACCCGGCCTTAA
- a CDS encoding DUF6776 family protein translates to MTTDQLKEVLGNYKWSLLVALIMLVMVGFGYKLARMIDEGDHKKVQAQQDTIAILSSENNTLITRVNQLEVAIELSKLEAEKITSTLSEQKKELEAQQELLGFYERVMAPEKVDAGFAIEGVEVFPVAEETYQLRMVLLQAKQKKAVINGNVKIVITGKRNGEPVTLTSGKSGALGEDVKYRFRFFQAVNLTLNIPGDIDIETIELSTTVYQYKTRKDNYELSVPWNKALSVGVE, encoded by the coding sequence ATGACAACAGATCAGTTAAAAGAAGTACTAGGCAATTATAAATGGTCACTGCTGGTGGCGCTTATTATGTTAGTCATGGTGGGGTTTGGTTATAAACTCGCCCGAATGATTGATGAGGGAGACCATAAAAAAGTACAGGCCCAGCAAGACACTATTGCCATTTTGTCTAGCGAAAATAACACCCTGATCACGAGAGTAAATCAACTTGAAGTGGCTATAGAATTATCAAAACTAGAAGCAGAAAAAATTACCAGCACCTTAAGTGAGCAGAAAAAAGAGCTAGAAGCGCAGCAAGAGCTATTAGGCTTTTACGAGCGGGTGATGGCCCCAGAAAAAGTTGATGCAGGCTTTGCCATTGAGGGGGTGGAAGTCTTTCCCGTCGCTGAAGAGACTTACCAGCTAAGAATGGTGTTACTTCAGGCGAAGCAGAAGAAAGCGGTAATAAATGGCAATGTAAAAATTGTGATTACAGGGAAGCGAAATGGCGAGCCGGTAACGCTAACATCGGGTAAATCAGGTGCATTGGGTGAGGATGTGAAATACCGCTTTCGCTTTTTCCAAGCGGTTAACCTAACGCTCAACATTCCCGGCGATATAGATATTGAAACCATCGAGTTATCTACCACTGTGTATCAATATAAAACGCGAAAAGATAACTATGAGCTAAGCGTACCTTGGAATAAGGCGCTTTCTGTTGGCGTGGAATAA
- a CDS encoding CopD family protein, which translates to MYILWFKALHIFFMLAWMAGLFYLPRLFVYHATTQSQVVKDEFKVMERRLWFFVTPFALLTLAFGVALIVSYGGTWFKMSGWLHIKLLLLLAIYGYHFYLFKLMKQFARDENRHTPRFYRFLNEAPVLIILAIVCLAVVKPF; encoded by the coding sequence ATGTACATTTTATGGTTTAAGGCACTGCATATCTTTTTCATGTTGGCATGGATGGCCGGGTTATTTTATTTACCTAGGTTGTTTGTCTACCATGCCACCACACAATCTCAAGTGGTAAAGGATGAATTTAAGGTGATGGAACGCCGGTTGTGGTTCTTTGTTACACCATTCGCCTTGTTAACTCTGGCATTCGGCGTTGCGCTTATTGTCAGCTACGGGGGCACGTGGTTTAAAATGTCAGGGTGGCTTCATATAAAGTTACTGTTGTTGCTTGCTATTTACGGGTATCACTTCTATTTGTTTAAGTTAATGAAGCAATTCGCACGGGACGAAAACAGACACACGCCCCGTTTTTATCGTTTTTTAAATGAAGCGCCGGTATTAATTATTCTCGCTATCGTTTGTCTCGCGGTGGTGAAACCTTTTTAG
- a CDS encoding UPF0149 family protein has product MVNDGFPINTISDIVSLPSFREVLPSPHHIDGMIFAVASAPEIPMPEQWMPWLIQSSNSQLVDKDVDKLADALMNGLRAHLDFMRQEKSPLPCELLKTLEIEGSAYPSPALENWLNGLLQVHKQLEPVWEDAWQHLEKNSTASKEVPPDDKPASSEQAEPAESRLSRCLKLFSTLANVELALSYRNEKQAKELKGNMGLLVKQLPSVLADYTNLSGELASSLPNQFEMYTKIT; this is encoded by the coding sequence ATGGTGAATGACGGGTTTCCAATAAATACAATCAGCGATATTGTTTCATTACCTAGCTTTAGAGAGGTTCTGCCAAGTCCCCATCATATTGATGGAATGATATTCGCTGTGGCATCGGCGCCTGAAATTCCGATGCCGGAACAATGGATGCCTTGGCTTATTCAGTCTAGCAACAGCCAACTGGTCGATAAAGATGTAGATAAGTTAGCCGACGCTCTCATGAACGGCCTGCGCGCGCATTTAGACTTTATGCGTCAAGAAAAGTCTCCCCTTCCTTGCGAATTGCTAAAAACGTTAGAAATAGAAGGTAGCGCCTACCCATCCCCCGCACTAGAAAATTGGTTAAATGGACTATTACAGGTGCATAAACAGTTAGAACCGGTGTGGGAAGATGCATGGCAGCACTTAGAGAAAAACAGCACTGCTAGTAAAGAAGTGCCTCCAGACGATAAACCGGCTTCATCTGAGCAGGCAGAGCCTGCGGAATCAAGGTTATCACGGTGTTTAAAGTTGTTTTCTACACTGGCGAACGTGGAATTAGCACTTTCATATCGAAATGAGAAGCAAGCGAAGGAGCTCAAAGGCAACATGGGGCTGCTTGTAAAGCAGTTGCCATCGGTACTCGCAGATTACACGAACCTTTCAGGGGAGCTTGCAAGTTCCTTACCTAATCAATTTGAAATGTATACCAAAATAACTTAA
- a CDS encoding Nramp family divalent metal transporter: MAKDKSGYIIAAAFIGPGTVTTASLAGANFGFHLVWALLFSIFATIVLQDMAARLGVASGQGLASAMKNMAYKPWLKNAFIVLIVSAIGIGNAAYESGNLTGAAIGLDAFISIGIGPWASILGTIAIVLLWSGSYKWIETVLVYLVFIMAGVFLVTLLVAKPDIAVMFSQLLSPRLDADAITTVLALIGTTIVPYNLFLHASLVAKSSRGQNKQDAVVACRNQSAKAISMGGLITLIVMATAMMAFFNQAATMDASNMGEQLKPVLGDKAQWFFALGLFAAGLTSAITAPLAAAYAVTGALGLSDDMQSKSFKAVWFIIIVVGVSVAALGFKPLPAILFAQATNALLLPIIAIFLLVVMNKSTALGEFRNTWKSNLAGFVVVGTVIGLGLYKLIGVFS, encoded by the coding sequence ATGGCAAAAGATAAATCAGGATATATCATCGCGGCCGCCTTTATAGGCCCTGGAACAGTAACTACAGCCAGTTTGGCGGGTGCAAACTTTGGTTTTCACCTGGTGTGGGCACTGCTATTTTCCATCTTCGCAACCATCGTACTGCAAGACATGGCCGCTCGATTAGGCGTGGCAAGTGGTCAGGGCTTAGCCAGCGCTATGAAAAATATGGCGTATAAACCTTGGCTTAAAAACGCATTTATTGTGTTAATTGTTAGCGCCATTGGTATTGGAAACGCCGCCTATGAATCAGGAAATTTAACCGGCGCGGCTATTGGCTTAGATGCCTTTATTAGTATCGGCATAGGTCCATGGGCCAGCATCCTCGGCACAATTGCCATTGTTTTGCTTTGGTCCGGAAGCTACAAATGGATTGAAACCGTGCTTGTTTACCTGGTATTTATCATGGCGGGCGTGTTTCTGGTTACGCTTTTAGTGGCCAAACCTGACATTGCAGTCATGTTTAGTCAGCTTCTTTCACCGCGCCTCGACGCAGACGCCATTACGACAGTACTTGCACTTATTGGCACCACTATTGTTCCTTACAATTTATTTCTACACGCCAGCCTTGTTGCCAAGTCATCTCGGGGCCAGAACAAACAGGACGCGGTAGTAGCCTGTCGCAATCAGTCGGCGAAAGCCATAAGCATGGGCGGGCTAATTACACTTATCGTAATGGCAACGGCTATGATGGCGTTTTTTAATCAAGCCGCCACTATGGATGCCTCGAATATGGGCGAGCAACTTAAGCCTGTACTAGGTGATAAAGCGCAGTGGTTCTTTGCGCTTGGGTTATTCGCAGCAGGCCTTACCAGTGCTATCACAGCACCATTGGCCGCAGCTTATGCCGTAACGGGGGCACTGGGGCTGTCTGACGACATGCAAAGCAAGAGCTTTAAAGCGGTATGGTTTATCATCATCGTGGTAGGCGTAAGTGTGGCAGCGCTGGGCTTTAAGCCCTTACCAGCAATCTTGTTTGCACAAGCTACTAATGCCCTTTTACTGCCTATTATTGCCATTTTCTTGTTGGTTGTTATGAATAAAAGCACCGCACTAGGCGAATTCAGGAATACGTGGAAGAGTAACCTAGCAGGCTTTGTTGTAGTGGGTACCGTTATTGGGCTAGGTTTGTATAAGCTCATTGGGGTGTTTAGCTAA